Proteins from a single region of Egicoccus sp. AB-alg2:
- a CDS encoding ribokinase, whose protein sequence is MARGRVAVVGSVNMDVVVPVPHLPAPGETVLGGHHRQLPGGKGANQAVGLARLDREVALIGCVGRDDFGQRLRRHLSGEGIDAAGLRETDAPTGIAVITVADDGENQIAVSPGANSLVGPEDVEAGGVADADVVLCQLEVPVGAVEAAATLAGGVFVLNPAPARALPPGLLQRVDVLVPNRTELGQLGDANADLDDLDDIADVARSLGLPAVAVTLGGQGVLCVTPTAVTHLTPPSIEVVDTTGAGDAFCAGLVDALIDGADLVSAAHFGMVVAGKAITRQGAQTALPRRDELACG, encoded by the coding sequence ATGGCGAGGGGCAGGGTCGCGGTCGTCGGCAGCGTGAACATGGATGTCGTGGTGCCCGTGCCGCACCTGCCCGCGCCCGGGGAGACCGTGCTGGGAGGCCATCACCGGCAGCTTCCCGGCGGCAAAGGGGCGAACCAGGCCGTCGGGCTCGCTCGCCTCGACCGCGAGGTGGCGCTGATCGGGTGCGTCGGTCGCGACGACTTCGGGCAACGGCTGCGTCGGCACCTGAGCGGGGAGGGCATTGACGCCGCAGGGCTGCGCGAGACCGATGCGCCGACGGGCATCGCGGTCATCACCGTCGCCGACGACGGCGAGAACCAGATCGCCGTTTCGCCTGGTGCCAACAGCCTGGTCGGCCCCGAGGACGTCGAAGCCGGCGGCGTGGCGGACGCCGACGTCGTGCTGTGCCAACTCGAGGTGCCGGTCGGCGCGGTGGAGGCCGCCGCGACCCTGGCCGGCGGCGTGTTCGTCCTGAATCCTGCTCCTGCCCGAGCGCTGCCGCCCGGCCTGCTTCAGCGCGTGGACGTGCTCGTGCCCAATCGCACCGAGCTCGGCCAACTCGGTGACGCGAACGCCGACCTCGACGACCTCGACGACATCGCCGACGTCGCCCGGAGCCTCGGGCTGCCGGCGGTCGCGGTGACGCTCGGAGGGCAGGGCGTACTCTGTGTCACCCCGACCGCGGTGACGCACCTCACGCCACCCTCCATCGAGGTGGTCGACACGACGGGCGCAGGCGACGCCTTCTGCGCTGGGCTCGTCGATGCCCTCATAGACGGCGCGGATCTTGTGTCCGCCGCCCATTTCGGCATGGTCGTGGCCGGCAAGGCGATCACCCGCCAAGGCGCACAGACCGCGCTGCCGCGGCGGGACGAACTTGCCTGCGGATAG
- a CDS encoding ATP-dependent endonuclease, translating to MRLERFTVNNYRSITEAEKLDLSEYTVLIGPNNEGKSNILRALVMGMSILERAGVRGWTLGNQSRLLLNHTYSWEDDYPKSLQKRKAQGRTTLRYDFRLDDDEILSFWDEVGSRINGELPIEIQLGKEQSYFRIPKKGPGGEALTAKRNAIAGFIGRRLSVAYVQAQRSAADSQREVDRLVRRALDDLQSRADYREALELIESLQEPILSKLAASLEETLSLFLPDVKRVSIRLDEEDRRRPIRSKIIIDDGDETPLAAKGDGIQSLSTVALVKDVAERLRLSNDIVLAIEEPEAHLHPGAIHQLRAVVEDIATTQQVIVSTHSPLFVNRNTLGSNVLVRDNRARTAESVQEIREILGVRTSDNLHSAAVAVIVEGASDQRILQAIIPTLSQSCARALGSGEMGIQALHGGTNLSYRLGELESGLCIPHAFLDDDQSGRTAVTRALDLGLIRDRDYNLASRQGYRDSEIEDLLSVDVYADHVRREFGVNLRDRSFTSARSKWSERVERSFSRAGKLFDDAAMQRIKTLVATSVEQNPEGALLEPSLGVLQGLVDALEVKLGGVTST from the coding sequence TTGCGACTGGAACGATTCACGGTAAACAACTACCGCAGCATCACAGAAGCAGAGAAACTCGACCTTTCCGAGTACACAGTCCTCATTGGACCAAACAACGAGGGAAAGTCCAACATTCTGAGAGCGCTCGTCATGGGGATGTCGATCCTAGAGCGGGCGGGCGTGCGTGGTTGGACATTGGGCAACCAGTCACGGCTGCTTCTGAATCATACCTACTCCTGGGAAGACGACTACCCAAAGTCACTCCAGAAACGCAAAGCTCAAGGGCGGACGACACTCCGTTATGACTTTCGCCTTGATGATGACGAAATTCTATCGTTTTGGGACGAGGTAGGCAGCCGAATAAATGGCGAGCTCCCAATCGAAATCCAATTGGGCAAGGAACAATCATACTTCCGCATTCCCAAAAAGGGACCCGGCGGAGAGGCATTAACAGCTAAGCGGAATGCGATCGCTGGGTTCATTGGTCGTCGGTTATCCGTCGCATATGTCCAAGCTCAGCGAAGTGCCGCTGACAGCCAAAGAGAAGTAGACCGATTGGTGCGTCGTGCCCTCGATGACTTACAAAGCCGCGCCGACTACAGAGAAGCCCTAGAACTGATCGAGTCCCTCCAGGAACCAATCCTAAGCAAGTTGGCGGCTTCCCTCGAGGAGACGCTCTCCCTGTTTCTTCCCGACGTTAAACGGGTTTCTATCCGTTTGGATGAAGAAGATCGCCGCCGGCCCATCCGCAGCAAGATCATCATCGACGATGGCGATGAGACGCCATTGGCGGCCAAGGGCGATGGCATTCAGAGCCTTAGCACTGTCGCCTTGGTGAAAGATGTCGCCGAGCGACTTCGCCTTAGCAATGACATTGTGCTTGCCATCGAGGAGCCGGAAGCACATCTGCACCCAGGTGCGATTCACCAACTTCGCGCAGTCGTTGAAGACATCGCAACTACGCAACAGGTCATAGTATCGACGCACAGCCCTCTCTTTGTGAACCGCAATACATTGGGCAGTAACGTCTTAGTTAGAGACAACCGGGCACGTACCGCCGAGTCGGTACAAGAAATTCGAGAGATTCTGGGAGTACGGACGTCGGATAACCTACACTCGGCCGCCGTGGCAGTAATCGTCGAGGGTGCTTCCGATCAGCGGATACTTCAAGCGATTATTCCTACACTCTCTCAGAGTTGCGCTCGTGCCCTTGGGTCTGGAGAGATGGGCATCCAGGCCCTACACGGCGGCACAAACCTCTCCTATCGGCTCGGCGAACTTGAGTCTGGGCTCTGCATTCCACACGCATTTCTCGACGACGATCAATCGGGGAGGACTGCGGTCACGAGAGCGCTGGATCTCGGTTTGATCCGCGACAGGGACTACAACCTCGCATCGCGTCAGGGCTACCGTGATTCAGAGATTGAGGATCTTCTGTCAGTCGATGTATACGCCGATCACGTCAGGCGCGAGTTTGGCGTGAACCTCAGAGATAGGTCGTTTACTAGCGCTCGAAGCAAGTGGTCAGAACGCGTAGAACGGTCTTTCTCGCGAGCGGGCAAGCTCTTCGACGATGCCGCGATGCAGCGGATCAAGACCCTCGTCGCCACGTCAGTCGAGCAGAATCCGGAAGGGGCACTCCTTGAACCATCGCTTGGCGTTCTACAAGGACTCGTCGATGCGTTAGAGGTGAAGCTCGGTGGCGTGACTAGCACGTGA
- a CDS encoding GntR family transcriptional regulator: MAEKGMRQSEHAYAVLKRAILTLDLAPGEPLSDSELVERYGVGRTPLREALQRLVAEELVVAHGRRGMVVSSFGAGDIQALFELRVQLDGFAAGLAAQRATEEDIARLEAICQGREPGSDDPVLFDELLHDAIARASHNQYLMTTLRRLYDLSVRMLNLLQFEREPLEQMHREHEAAVDAIKARDPQRASAAARRHVMARNWFPTLAVDEDLDVDA, encoded by the coding sequence ATGGCGGAGAAGGGGATGCGGCAGTCGGAGCACGCCTATGCCGTGCTCAAGCGGGCGATCCTGACCCTGGACCTGGCGCCGGGCGAGCCGCTCAGCGACTCGGAACTCGTCGAGCGCTACGGGGTCGGACGCACACCGCTGCGTGAGGCCCTCCAGCGGCTGGTCGCCGAGGAGCTCGTCGTCGCCCACGGGCGCCGCGGCATGGTGGTCTCGTCCTTCGGCGCCGGTGACATCCAGGCGCTGTTCGAGCTGCGCGTGCAGCTGGACGGGTTCGCGGCGGGCCTGGCGGCTCAGCGCGCCACCGAGGAGGACATCGCCCGCCTCGAGGCGATCTGTCAGGGGCGCGAGCCCGGCTCGGACGACCCCGTGTTGTTCGACGAGCTGCTGCACGACGCGATCGCCCGCGCCAGCCACAACCAGTACCTGATGACCACCCTGAGGCGCCTGTACGACCTCTCGGTCCGGATGTTGAACCTGCTGCAGTTCGAACGCGAGCCGCTGGAGCAGATGCACCGGGAGCACGAAGCGGCGGTCGACGCGATCAAGGCCCGCGACCCCCAGCGTGCGTCGGCTGCGGCCCGGCGCCACGTCATGGCCCGCAACTGGTTCCCGACGCTCGCGGTCGACGAGGACCTCGACGTTGATGCCTGA
- a CDS encoding TRAP transporter small permease gives MHVLHIVNDALAAVVRLITGVFTALLVVIVTSNVFARYVLRVGLPWVEELSRILFVWVVFLGACVALQERGHLAITFVVDRLPPRGRKLLVWVTNALTAAFLVAIGLAGWQLVTSTLDFGTRTPAMRVSLAWGFASVPVAAVIMLVTLVTQTLDGSDEQPRGPGHEPSEQVT, from the coding sequence GTGCACGTCCTCCACATCGTCAACGATGCGCTGGCGGCGGTGGTCCGCCTCATCACGGGCGTCTTCACCGCGTTACTGGTGGTCATCGTCACCAGCAACGTGTTCGCGAGGTACGTCCTGCGGGTCGGGCTGCCGTGGGTCGAGGAGCTCAGCCGCATCCTGTTCGTCTGGGTCGTGTTCCTCGGCGCCTGCGTGGCCCTGCAGGAACGCGGCCACCTGGCCATCACGTTCGTGGTGGATCGGCTTCCCCCGCGTGGACGCAAGCTCCTCGTCTGGGTCACCAACGCGCTGACCGCCGCCTTCCTGGTCGCGATCGGGCTGGCCGGCTGGCAGCTGGTGACCTCCACCCTCGACTTCGGCACGCGCACCCCGGCGATGCGGGTGTCGCTGGCCTGGGGGTTCGCGTCGGTGCCGGTCGCCGCCGTGATCATGCTCGTCACGCTCGTCACCCAGACGCTGGACGGCAGCGACGAGCAACCACGCGGCCCCGGCCACGAGCCCTCGGAGCAGGTCACGTGA
- a CDS encoding SAM-dependent methyltransferase, with protein MTTAYLAAEEFESELDEELRLAGVVVGQRHGRLRISESPPVHAAWAANTWWDAERIQVRSIGHAARELMDRQRNWALYAPTLRGRAELIADKLPHVSARALELGEVAPDAPLGSWTLLERDVVLAAADCAVPFPNGVPRFVEDRHGPPSRAYLKLWETFARLRRQPGPGERCLDLGAAPGGWTWLLARTGAEVLAVDKAPLAPEVAALPNVKWSAGSAFALDPSDVGPVDWWCSDIIAYPDRLYDLVTRWLGSGQVGNLVCTVKFQGATDHVAAERFAALPGAQLFHLDQNKHELTCVILDAA; from the coding sequence ATGACCACGGCCTACCTCGCCGCCGAGGAGTTCGAGAGCGAGCTCGACGAGGAGCTGCGGCTCGCCGGCGTCGTCGTCGGTCAGCGGCACGGGCGGCTGCGGATCAGCGAGAGCCCACCGGTGCATGCGGCGTGGGCAGCGAACACCTGGTGGGACGCGGAGCGGATCCAGGTGCGCTCGATCGGGCATGCCGCCCGTGAGCTGATGGACCGACAGCGCAACTGGGCCCTGTACGCGCCGACGCTCAGGGGCCGGGCCGAGCTGATCGCCGACAAACTCCCCCACGTGTCGGCCCGGGCGCTCGAGCTCGGGGAGGTCGCGCCCGACGCGCCGCTGGGGTCGTGGACGTTGCTGGAACGTGACGTCGTCCTGGCGGCAGCCGACTGTGCGGTCCCGTTCCCGAACGGCGTGCCGCGGTTCGTGGAGGACCGCCACGGGCCGCCGAGCCGCGCCTACCTGAAGCTGTGGGAGACGTTCGCCCGGCTGCGGCGTCAGCCAGGCCCCGGCGAGCGGTGTCTGGATCTCGGTGCTGCGCCCGGCGGCTGGACGTGGCTGCTGGCCCGCACGGGTGCCGAGGTGCTCGCGGTGGACAAGGCGCCGCTGGCTCCGGAGGTCGCCGCGTTACCGAACGTCAAGTGGTCGGCGGGTTCGGCCTTCGCGCTGGATCCGTCGGACGTCGGGCCGGTCGACTGGTGGTGCAGCGACATCATCGCCTACCCGGACCGGCTGTATGACCTGGTGACGCGCTGGCTCGGGTCGGGCCAGGTCGGCAACCTGGTGTGCACGGTGAAGTTCCAGGGCGCCACCGACCACGTGGCCGCCGAACGGTTCGCCGCGCTGCCCGGCGCCCAGCTGTTCCACCTCGACCAGAACAAGCACGAGCTCACCTGCGTGATACTCGACGCCGCATGA
- a CDS encoding TRAP transporter substrate-binding protein: MSLGLAACGGGSEPETDAATDVDTGDGQPAGETQSWRLAHCCADGSHFDVGAERFAELLAEYSDGAIEVEIFPDGQLGQETEVIQSVQRGTIELTFIGHDPLAQFTETTTLLSLPYVFEDHDHAFELLEGELGEHLEQELSASSLHVLGWGHNGARVYTNNERPIEEPGDLQGLRIRSPENPVNLAITDTLGGAGVAMPYGDVYSALQQGTIDGQENAVVNIAPANLQEVQDYMSMTHHLLSFTVLLVNEDLLAGLDADLRDAVERAAADAMVEQRSHSEQVTDELIAQMEEAGVEVNWPDLDAFREATRPIHDRYIGEAFDEDLYDLVTR; this comes from the coding sequence TTGAGCCTGGGCCTGGCCGCCTGTGGCGGCGGCTCAGAGCCGGAAACGGACGCGGCGACCGACGTCGACACCGGCGACGGGCAGCCGGCAGGTGAGACGCAGAGCTGGCGGCTGGCGCACTGCTGCGCCGACGGGAGCCACTTCGACGTCGGCGCCGAGCGGTTCGCCGAACTCCTCGCCGAGTACTCCGACGGGGCCATCGAGGTGGAGATCTTCCCCGACGGCCAGCTCGGGCAGGAGACCGAGGTCATCCAGAGCGTGCAGCGAGGCACGATCGAGCTGACCTTCATCGGCCACGACCCGCTGGCGCAGTTCACCGAGACCACCACGCTGCTGAGCCTGCCGTACGTCTTCGAGGACCACGACCACGCCTTCGAGCTGCTGGAGGGCGAACTGGGCGAGCACCTGGAGCAGGAGCTGTCCGCCTCGTCGCTGCACGTCCTCGGCTGGGGGCACAACGGTGCCCGCGTCTACACCAACAACGAGCGCCCGATCGAGGAGCCCGGCGACCTGCAGGGCCTGCGCATCCGCAGCCCCGAGAACCCGGTCAACCTGGCCATCACCGACACGCTCGGCGGCGCCGGTGTGGCGATGCCGTACGGCGACGTCTACTCGGCGCTGCAGCAGGGGACCATCGACGGCCAGGAGAATGCCGTCGTGAACATCGCGCCCGCGAACCTGCAGGAGGTCCAGGACTACATGTCCATGACGCACCACCTGCTCTCGTTCACGGTGCTGCTCGTCAACGAGGACCTGCTCGCAGGTCTGGACGCCGACCTGCGCGACGCCGTGGAGCGGGCCGCTGCCGACGCGATGGTCGAACAGCGCAGCCACTCCGAGCAGGTCACCGACGAGCTCATCGCGCAGATGGAGGAAGCGGGCGTCGAGGTCAACTGGCCGGACCTGGACGCGTTCCGTGAGGCGACCAGGCCGATCCACGACCGCTACATCGGCGAGGCCTTCGACGAGGACCTCTACGACCTCGTCACGCGCTGA
- a CDS encoding ArsR/SmtB family transcription factor yields the protein MTDRVSVLQALADPTRQRIVELLAVRDRSAGELAERFEVSRPAVSRHLRVLREAGLVTSRTSARHRIYRLEPATLEEVSDWLERTRRAWDARLDALEEELRRRPER from the coding sequence GTGACCGATCGCGTGTCGGTGCTGCAGGCGCTGGCCGACCCGACCCGGCAGCGCATCGTCGAGCTGTTGGCCGTGCGTGACCGCAGTGCCGGCGAGCTGGCCGAGCGGTTCGAGGTGTCCCGTCCGGCCGTGAGCCGTCACCTGCGGGTGCTGCGCGAGGCGGGGCTGGTCACGAGCCGGACGTCGGCCCGCCATCGCATCTACCGGCTGGAGCCGGCGACGCTCGAGGAGGTTTCGGACTGGCTGGAACGGACGCGGCGCGCCTGGGACGCCAGGCTGGACGCTCTCGAGGAAGAACTGCGCCGCAGGCCAGAGAGATGA
- a CDS encoding ADP-ribosylglycohydrolase family protein, giving the protein MTKSALFEKVYGSIAAANIGSAMGAAVEWVSVPGGGWQAIEEAFGWVDGFLPWVQQERDVRYWNNSPRLRYQHMDMPPGMTEDGAEVRYLLTLAMLEKPGRVTVEDVAEIFARDIVRDDIGRLVNPHIKIHLDRLRAGDEQTRIPPRLLGALTPWPGLVDAAHMIGPVGIINAGDPYQAALDAGDVALLLQPAASGGVEACKLVAAATAEAFSPTASVDSIIGAALDNVSVTTREIVEETLEIARKYPDMRDIREPIRQHFAPTYPYADAVETAAEALALLWVSQGDVREAIVGATNLGRDTDCIAGCLGQIVGAYGGIGDVPSDWTETVQAALDANDYTLQTTPMVELAEQMTAVLEEHIDALAGRVDALQQLRTHGG; this is encoded by the coding sequence GTGACGAAGTCTGCCCTGTTCGAGAAGGTGTACGGATCGATCGCCGCGGCCAACATCGGCTCGGCGATGGGTGCGGCGGTCGAGTGGGTGAGCGTCCCCGGCGGCGGGTGGCAAGCCATCGAGGAGGCGTTCGGCTGGGTCGACGGCTTCCTGCCCTGGGTCCAGCAGGAGCGTGACGTGCGCTACTGGAACAACAGCCCGCGGCTGCGCTACCAGCACATGGACATGCCGCCGGGCATGACCGAGGACGGCGCCGAGGTCCGCTACCTGCTGACGCTGGCCATGCTCGAGAAGCCGGGGCGCGTCACCGTCGAGGACGTCGCGGAGATCTTCGCCCGCGACATCGTGCGAGACGACATCGGCAGGCTCGTCAACCCGCACATCAAGATCCACCTGGACCGCCTGCGGGCGGGGGACGAGCAGACCCGCATCCCGCCCCGGCTGCTGGGCGCGCTGACGCCGTGGCCGGGTCTGGTCGACGCCGCGCACATGATTGGTCCTGTCGGGATCATCAATGCCGGTGACCCCTATCAGGCGGCGTTGGACGCCGGGGACGTCGCGCTCCTGCTGCAGCCCGCCGCCAGCGGTGGCGTCGAAGCCTGCAAGCTCGTGGCCGCCGCCACGGCAGAGGCGTTCTCGCCGACCGCGAGTGTCGACTCGATCATCGGCGCCGCACTCGACAACGTCTCCGTCACCACCCGCGAGATCGTCGAGGAGACCCTCGAGATCGCGCGGAAGTACCCCGACATGCGCGACATCCGCGAGCCGATCCGGCAGCACTTCGCCCCCACGTACCCGTACGCCGACGCGGTCGAGACCGCGGCCGAGGCGCTCGCGCTGCTGTGGGTCAGCCAGGGTGACGTCCGGGAAGCCATCGTCGGCGCGACCAACCTCGGACGCGACACGGACTGCATCGCCGGCTGCCTCGGCCAGATCGTCGGCGCGTACGGCGGCATCGGCGATGTTCCGAGCGACTGGACCGAGACCGTCCAGGCCGCCCTCGACGCCAACGACTACACGCTGCAGACCACGCCGATGGTCGAGCTCGCCGAGCAGATGACGGCGGTCCTGGAGGAACACATCGATGCGCTGGCCGGGCGCGTCGACGCGCTCCAGCAGCTTCGCACCCACGGTGGGTAG
- a CDS encoding TRAP transporter large permease has translation MSGVVLIVLMVLLLVGRTRIAFAVGLATWAYVLLFMPGVDSVTIVQRMYSGADSFALTAIPFFVLVGELMSRGGISERLVHFARTLVGHLTGGMGVVQLVASMIFASFSGSAVANAAGTGAITIPAMVRANYPRGLAAAVESSSSSLGAIIPPSIPMIVLGTISGVSIGGLFVAGYVPAALLGLALVIGVRRAAIRHDVPVDPRADLPTIGRAAWSAAPALATPVLIMGGIIGGVMTPTEAGAVGAFYTLLVGIFGYRELRLADLPAAMVNTAKTTGVVMLVMTTASAFSWVLAFEGIPRRVATAVLSQVSHPALIMILLVVLLLIAGTFIDTISALIVLTPVFLPVAVAAGVDPMAAGVVIVVALTLGVCTPPVGVVLFVTSSIAQTTIEDTSRAIVPLIGLLVAGTMLLAIFPNTLIWLPRLLGF, from the coding sequence ATGAGCGGGGTCGTCCTCATCGTCCTGATGGTCCTGCTGCTCGTCGGCCGCACACGCATCGCCTTCGCGGTGGGCCTGGCGACGTGGGCCTACGTGCTGCTGTTCATGCCCGGCGTCGATTCGGTGACGATCGTGCAGCGCATGTACTCGGGCGCCGACTCGTTCGCGCTGACGGCGATCCCCTTCTTCGTCCTCGTCGGTGAGCTGATGAGTCGCGGCGGGATCTCCGAGCGGCTGGTCCACTTCGCACGGACCCTCGTCGGCCACCTGACGGGCGGCATGGGTGTCGTGCAACTCGTGGCGAGCATGATCTTCGCCAGCTTCTCCGGCTCGGCGGTCGCCAACGCCGCTGGGACGGGGGCGATCACGATCCCCGCCATGGTGCGCGCCAACTATCCGCGGGGACTGGCCGCCGCCGTGGAGTCCTCGTCGTCCAGCCTGGGCGCGATCATCCCGCCCAGCATCCCGATGATCGTCCTGGGAACGATCTCCGGTGTCTCCATCGGCGGCCTGTTCGTCGCCGGCTACGTGCCTGCCGCGCTGCTCGGTCTCGCACTGGTCATCGGCGTGCGCCGCGCGGCGATCCGGCACGACGTGCCGGTCGACCCGCGCGCAGACCTCCCCACGATCGGGCGCGCCGCCTGGTCGGCGGCCCCCGCACTGGCCACGCCCGTCCTGATCATGGGCGGCATCATCGGCGGGGTCATGACCCCCACGGAGGCCGGCGCCGTCGGCGCGTTCTACACCCTGCTCGTCGGAATCTTCGGCTACCGCGAACTGCGTCTGGCGGACCTCCCGGCCGCCATGGTCAACACCGCCAAGACCACCGGTGTCGTCATGCTCGTGATGACGACCGCCTCGGCGTTCAGCTGGGTCCTCGCCTTCGAGGGCATCCCGCGCCGGGTCGCGACCGCCGTGCTCTCGCAGGTCAGCCACCCCGCCCTGATCATGATTCTGCTGGTCGTGCTGCTGCTGATCGCGGGCACGTTCATCGACACCATCTCGGCACTGATCGTGCTCACGCCGGTGTTCCTGCCGGTCGCGGTGGCGGCCGGCGTCGATCCGATGGCCGCCGGCGTCGTCATCGTCGTGGCCCTCACGCTGGGTGTCTGCACACCGCCGGTGGGCGTGGTGCTGTTCGTGACCTCCAGCATCGCGCAGACCACCATCGAGGACACCTCCCGCGCGATCGTGCCGCTGATCGGGCTGCTCGTGGCCGGGACCATGCTCCTCGCAATCTTCCCGAACACGCTCATCTGGCTCCCGCGACTTCTCGGCTTCTAG
- the rpiB gene encoding ribose 5-phosphate isomerase B, producing the protein MQQTRRRIVVGGDHAGFPLKGPIVARLREWGHDVTDVGTHSDEPVDFPDIADQVCQQVRAGEADRGIMVCGTGVGASIAANKYPGIRAALCHDSYSAHQAVEHDDVNVLCLGAQIVGDRLAFELLTAFLGAEHSDEPHFRRRVAKLADLERRFAGSDD; encoded by the coding sequence ATGCAGCAGACGCGTCGTCGTATCGTCGTCGGCGGTGACCACGCCGGCTTCCCGCTGAAGGGTCCCATCGTCGCCAGGCTGCGTGAGTGGGGCCACGACGTCACCGACGTCGGCACCCACAGCGACGAACCCGTCGACTTCCCCGACATCGCCGACCAGGTCTGCCAACAGGTCCGTGCCGGCGAGGCCGACCGCGGCATCATGGTCTGCGGCACGGGGGTCGGGGCGTCGATCGCCGCCAACAAGTACCCCGGTATCCGGGCGGCCCTCTGTCACGACAGCTACTCGGCGCACCAGGCCGTGGAGCACGACGACGTCAACGTGCTGTGCCTCGGCGCGCAGATCGTCGGTGATCGTCTGGCCTTCGAACTGCTGACGGCCTTCCTCGGCGCCGAGCACAGCGACGAGCCCCACTTCCGCCGGCGGGTCGCCAAGCTCGCCGACCTGGAACGTCGTTTCGCCGGCTCCGACGACTGA
- a CDS encoding very short patch repair endonuclease, translating into MPASSDAVRRRFQRQRRASTKPEMLIRRKLHRRGWRYRVDTAPLATYRRRRADIVFTRLRVAVFVDGCFWHSCPDHATRPKANAEWWRAKLQANVERDRDTDARLREAGWEVVRIWEHEPAEDAVERIERILIARRDQSSSGAT; encoded by the coding sequence CTGCCAGCCTCATCCGACGCTGTCCGGCGCCGCTTCCAACGGCAGCGAAGGGCGAGCACGAAGCCGGAGATGCTGATCCGGAGGAAGCTGCACCGCAGGGGATGGCGATATCGCGTCGACACTGCGCCACTCGCGACCTATCGGCGACGGCGCGCTGACATCGTGTTCACACGGCTTCGCGTCGCCGTCTTCGTCGATGGCTGCTTCTGGCACTCCTGCCCCGACCACGCGACGCGTCCCAAGGCGAACGCCGAGTGGTGGCGTGCGAAGCTGCAGGCGAACGTTGAGAGGGATCGCGACACCGACGCACGCCTCCGGGAAGCGGGCTGGGAGGTCGTGCGAATCTGGGAGCACGAGCCCGCGGAAGATGCCGTCGAGCGCATCGAGCGCATCCTGATCGCGCGTCGGGATCAGTCGTCTTCGGGGGCCACGTAA